The genomic region TAAGTATCTGTTATactggtttattttaaatattctttgtaTTAAACTTCTTTATCCTTCTGTAAGTGTCTTTTGTTTGCCACTACAACATTACTGACCTCCCAGTCATGCCTGAGCCTttgaaaggaggaaataaacacacaaattaaaagcaaatggaaCTCACTAGGTACAAACCACACACTGCATTTAAGCTTCCAAGACTGTCTGCCTGCTTGCCCAAGCTGCATCCACATGATAGCTTGAATCCAGAGATCTCACATTTGATAGTGTCACATCAGTAACTGTGTTATGGGCTATCAGTGCTTATAAAAGTATATTAttgatacattaaaaaaaatcttaattgcCACAAGTTATTTTGTAAGTCATTTTATGACTAAGTAAATGCACTAAAGACATTTCACAGTGCAAAAAGCTCCAAGATTCCAAGATATGTACTAATTTACTACTTATCTAATACATGACAGCACGAGCCACAGAACTTGAGAACATGAAATTACTCCTTCcataaaaaaaatgtggttttcctTCAGAACTCTCTTTCAGGAAGATTATCAGCAAGCATAAGCAAGAACCTCAAAGTTTCAGGTTGTACTTGACTTATAAACACCTAATGAATAACTAAGACACCGTGTAAAACCTGGCAGAACAGCTGGGGACAGACTGTAAAGAACTGCTTAGTTTGAATCGGCGTTTTTGTACCTCCTACTTCTTTTTCATATAAGCCCTGCTGCACCTTAGCTATGAGAACTCATCAGCATCACAAAGTTACCAACTTCTTCCTTCAGGAACTGCAGACATAAACAGACTTTAGACGTGATACCACATAGCTTACAAGCTGTGAAAAACTGAAGCTACCTCAAAACTGTATTCAGAGGAAAACCAGCAGACTATTTCAGAATGTAACTGCACTGAGACCATAGATCATGCAAGTgtgcataaatatatacacacactgcTAGGTCAGCGagcaaaaatatacattaagTTCAAGGCCTCCCTTAACTACCATCCTGGATCTAAAATGATAGCTTTCTTCAAcccttcaattttttttattttttttttgcacattaGTACTGAAGCAAGGCAGACTGCACTCATATATACTTTTGATACTCTAGATGAAGCTATCCCAGCACTTCAGGACACAAGTTTTCCAGTTTAAACAGGCCCTTAAAGTCACTGAACTGAAACGCAAGTACTGCAAAATGTTACCCCTAACTCACAGGTTCTTcggtggtttgtttttttgtgttgttttttgttttgtttttttaaagcttttggtATCCTCAACATCTTACACAGCAGTAATTTTGTATTACAAATGAAATCCTTGCAGTGAGATATTCAACAACACTAGGGGAGACAGCAAGGATGAAACAGCATGCTTCCAAAAAGGGAGCCTGGTTCAAAGAATAGCAAGGAACAGCGAAGTTCTGTACACAAATCTGGTTACGGTAAAAGTTAAGATGCTGGGTACCAAAGATGGgttaaacagcaagaggaaaacaagggCTGAAGAAGACAGCAGACTGGGCTGTGGACCTTTCAGAGTgagtattaaataaaaagtctgtttaATTCAGACAAGAATTTCCAACAGTAACATTCCTTAGGtgtgcaaacaagaaaaatcctGGGCAGCGAGGCTTAAGAAGATTAGCGTAACGGTTTTTAAAGGCGCGTTAGGTCCTTTCTACCTGTGAAGTGTCCCCCACAATTTGGAACTGAGCTGTTCCAAACTCAACACCACAATTAAGAGAAGCTGCATCTCCTTCACTGAAACAAACTGGGTTTGCCAGTGCTAGGAAATCCCGCTCCTCCAAGTAGCGGGGCCTCAGCCCAGCTGATGTGACCATAGCTCACCACAAGAATGCAACTATCTGTGTCACCAGCTATTATAAATGTGGCCCAGCCCTGAAAAGCGGAAGCGTGCAGCACCCCTCAAGACAGGAAGGACAGTAGCACAGGCATAGGTGGTACCTGGAAGTCCCATAAAACATAGCGTACGCACAGGCATTTTCTGGAAATCCACTACAACTTCAACATCAACAAATCATAGCAACAATGGAAATACCATAAACTGTAGTCAGAGTACCCATAAACACCACTACTAGCATTTCCACCCTTCCCACCACTTGGAACAATGCATCTGCTTTGTTGTTGCATCGAGATGTTAACAGGCAAAGTTCAGCAAAGGAGAATACTTTTCCAGACACATCTTGCACCAACTGGAATCCACAATCACTTTTTTGCAGGATTAGAAGAATCCATAAATCAAACAACCACACCCACAGGATCTTTTGCTCAAGAAATGAAAGGCAGACTCCACGTGGTTTGGAGAAGGATGACAAATCACAAAGACATTTATATTCTTGGAAACCAAAGCAGCTAGTaaaaaagctctgcagaaattACAACATACCAAAACCATCAAAAATGGCTGTATTACATAcaagtattttaattgtttttataacaAAACAATCAGTAAATCAGAAGTCCTAGGCAAACTAGACATTTCGAACACAGTAAGTCTAGTTGTTGCTCCTACCTGATGCTTCAATTCCACAATTCAATGCAGCTAACTCTTTTTCACAAGACTACTACTCTCAACTAAATTTATCCATAAAGAGAATTCTGAAACCTGTACTGTCTTAGACACTTCAAATAAAAAGGTCTTGTTCTATGagtgagaggaaggaaaatctgATAGCAGCTCATAATTTAGACAGTTTTGAGAAACCTGGAAACTAGCTGAGATAACATAAGCAACATAGAAGTTGGTTAACAAGGTGACTTCTGGTGGGCTGGAAAAGCTAAACACCTTGAGGTGCAAACGATCTTCCTAATATTTGCTGAGTAATATTTTAACACGGTTCTTGAGATAAATAATGCAATGCTATCTTCTGAGATATCTTATCTTTTTCTGAACCAGTAATGTATCCCATTAGCCCAATACACTTGGCAAATACCcgataaaaacattaaaagttttttttgaaCAGTCTACGAAAGACCACGTGTTTTTCTCTTACCCCACATCACCTTctgcagctccccccccccaagtttTGTGCGTGTATTTTGCTTTCTACATTCTGAGGGGTGTCGTTTAAGAAATAAGTCTatgtttttcccctcctctgcaCAACCTGTTTGTCCACACACCTTGTTTCCTCCAGAGCAGGGTTTCCAGCACCCCTCTGCCCTCTCAGGGGCcgcactgctgccagcactgggtGCCTCGGCAGGAGCAAGACCTGCACTGCAACATCCGCACACCGCTCACCGCTGTTTcttaagaaaaactgaaaacatcgCTCTGCAAGCGGGCTACAACTGCACCTCCACGGAAAGCGTATGTTTGGCCTCCTTCACAACCCCGCATGCCGCTCCAGCCGGCTGTGAGCGTCCATGCGGGCGGTTATTGCCACTGCACGTCCAGCCGGGGGTGGCCGGAGCCAGGGGCTGCTCCCCTGCGAGCCCCGGGCACCACCGGAGTCCCCCCGAGCTCCCCGAGCCCCACAGTCGGCCCCACACCGGCggcccccggccctgccgccTTCCCCCGGCCCGCGGCTCCCGGCGGCTCCGCCCGGTACCGGGCAGCCCAgcggagccgagccgagccggtcccatcccatccccgcGGCTCACCCAGAAGGGCTCGGAGGCATCGGCGCTGCACAAGCTCTCGATCCCCATGGAGCCCGCAGCGCTGCGCTTTCCTCCTCCACACCTCGCCGTGCCCGGCCGGCGgcaccccagcagcacggcccggcacggctcggctcagCACGGCTCAGCTCGGCCCGGCACCACCACGATTGGGCTCCGCGGTCACGGGGATGCCGAGCCCCGGCGGCGCCGCCCGGCCGCGCTGCGCAGCCCCGCCTCGGCCGAGGGCGGGCGgcgggaagggaggggaggggaggggaagggcggggaaggcagagaaaccttttcagtaaataaatttcCCCTAAAATCCAACCCAAAGCTCgcctggcgcaacttgaggcgTCTCATCACTTGATGCTTGGGAGAAAAGCCTGCCCCGAcctacaacctcctttaaggtcaCTGTAAAGTGTAACGTggtctcccttgagccttcttttctccaggttaaacatccccagctccctcaaacAGTCCTCATGGGAGCTGGTTCCCTCCACACTCCTTATATCTGATTTAAAACCCATCGGTTAAACATGTATTCGCGGCATCAATGCTCAGCTGACAGGCTAGTGTACCAGAACAGACCTGCTGGAGCATGGATGGCCCATGCGTAGGAATGGCATCATACACTGATGTATGAAAAAAAGGGGCACCAACATTTGAAGTTTCCTTATGCAAGTTACATAAAGAACCTCaatttaaaatgctcttttgtGTCCACAGCAACCGCGGTAGTGGAGAAGTTATTCACACAGAGACAGGTCTCACTGGGCTAGTGTAAAAATCAggcatcacacacacacaccccaaaacaaacaaacaaacaaaaaaacctatcACAGGTTGATTCTGTACTCACCTGCACACTTTCATGGAACAAAGCTGTGCTCACTCATCATCAGCCCTGGCCAGACTGCCCGTCCACCTGCAGCATTTCTGGTCTGTCTCTTCAGCTCTCTCACTCCCAGGATGCCAGGccaagaagcagaagcagcagcgtTCAACTCACACCGAGGTCACATATCCCCTGATGAAGAGAATTACCACAGAAAGATCAAAACCAAGAAAtggttttcagaaagaaaaaccaaTAAATGGGTGTCAGAAGCTATACTCAATGCGCCAGTTTAACCCATGCCTTAGTTCATACCATGTTCAAATCTTTACAGTACTGCAAGAGAACAGATAAATGTTAATTCCCctaattttaattaagaatttctgtcctgttttgTACATTCTCTAAATTCATCTCAAAATCCTATTAACTACATTGGTGGGTTGTTGTTTTGATGCATTGATGCTCACTACATCTTCCGTTCAAAAAGTTAAGTCATAGTTCGCCCTGTGTGTTATCCTCCTGCCCCTGGGCTGTAAGGAACAGTTTTTCTCTGGTGTGATCGCAGCACATATAAACATTAATAGCTCTGACAGTCAATACAGGGTAGGAGCTCCAGTGGTTAAGCTGGAAGAACCTTTATAATAGCACTATTAATAGCACActaagctacaaaaaaaaaaatctaaatggaTAACACAGCCTGTAAGAGCTTACACTTTTACACATACTCTGTGTACGATAACAGAATATAAGCTTATAGCTGAAGTGGTACAGCAGAAAATTATCTGTCCCTGAAGGGGCCGCATAGCAGCCCTGTTGTGGAGGCACTCCTGCAGGTGGCTGCTGTGTGAAAAGAGCAGGTTAACTTCAGCATTAactcagaaatcttttttctctgaGTTGTATTTCGTGCTTCCTTTCAGATATTCCTTGGAAACTCTGAAtataaatgtttgctttaagaGGAAACattggtaaaagaaaaaaaaaaaaaaaaaagctggcacTCCTTAAAGGCCGTAGGGGCTTGCTGCTTGAGACGACTCATATTTTCCCCCAAGCCCGGCAGGCTCTGCTCCATCTAGACCGTGACAAACCCAGGGAGCTCGCCCACACTGACAGCATTTCCCTGGGGAATATTTCATTCGCTTGCAAAATAAACAGCCACCTCCTCACAGCAACACGAGGCACGCATGCACGCCTCCGCACAAAGCAGGCACACGAGAGACCTTGTGCGTGCAAAACCCGCAGCGTCCAGCGGCGTTTTAGCAAAAGCCTTCAGTTAAAAGCTCGGCCTTGATGAGCCCTTTAACGAAAGGTTCATCTCTGAGACACGCAGCGTAAAACTTATCAGGGAGAAactttctccatttatttttttttctccctgttaaTAAAGGGAGAAAGCATTGACAACCTTCGAAATTAAAAGATTCTTTTCAATAAaaggattatttaaaaaaaaataaaacagccccCACACAGGACACCTGCCAGTACCCCCGCTCCCTCAGAGGCGTGCGGCACCCATGCCCCCCTCAGCCGCCACGTTCCCGCCCTCCTCCGCCAGCGCCTCAGGCAGCACCGCCCCGCCGCCATTCGCCACCCTAAGGCCCCGCCCCGCCCACCGCGCAGCCCAATTGGCTGACGGGCGCCATGAGGCAGGACCACCAGGCTGCTGTCCCCTGCTGCCGCGCTGCGCATGCGCACTGGGGGGTGTTACGGTGGGGGCCATGGCGACGGTGGTGGAGCTGAAACAAGGTGGGGGCGGGGCGGGTACCGTGAGGGCTGTGAGGGCGCCCTGAGGGCTTTAGCGGGGGCTGTGGTGTGTTTGGGGGCTCTGCTTTTATCTGTAACGATCCCCGTGTTGGTAGGAGCGGTATAGCCGCGGGTACGGGTATCTTCTGTTAATTTCCTTGCGTGCTGGAACTGTGGTGGTGGGGTGGGAGTGGGTGTCCCGGGACGCGCCTGGCTTTATGTCCGCTGGTTTCTTGTGGTAACAGCCCTAAAGGAGGCGCTGGAAAAAAGAGGTGTCCTCGGGCAAATAAGAGCAAACATCAGAGCTGAAGTTTTTCACGCGCTGGATGACCAAAGCGAGCCCCGGCCGCCGCTGTCCCGTGAAAATCTCCTCATCAACGAGCTGGTCCGGGAGTACCTGGAGTACAACAAGTACAAGTACACGGCGTCGGTGCTCACCGCAGGTAGGGGGCCGGGCGTCGGCTTTGTCACCGCTGTGCTGGGGTGTCACTGTGATGTACTGAGTAATTGCACTATGGAATTAAGAGGTGGGAACGAAGTGCACAATCTCTTCTTTCCCTGGAAGTAAGTAACCCGTGAACGCTTTCTCCACCACCTTATTTGCAGCAGTAAGCCAAGTCATCCCATtagttttcaagaaaacatgTTCTTTGCGGCTTATCCTTGAGGTAAATAGTATTTACATTGACCAAACAGTTGATGCAAGAGCAAGAAAGTTTGCTAGCAGCCTCCAAAACCAAAATAGCTTGCTTTTGTACTGGAGAATGGgtaactatttttaaagtggGTATCACAATTTTCTCATTGGCATttggatgaaataaaaatatcaaatcctgcaattaaaaaataatctttgaagAATAATTTAAACTAATCTATTAAAGTAGTTGATAGTCTGGATTACAGCAGTTCCTGTGTATAAACTGTGAGAAATGTGATTAGATGTCCTTACATCTAATCGTCATTGTCTTTACAATCTAATCCttacatacaaaaaaagatATGAAGAAGGACCCTATTTTTGAACAACAGCAGTTAGTTGTTACTGGCTGTGCTAAAATACTAATAATTGAGAGCTACAATGTTTAAATGGTAGCTATAATTTAGGTGGTACGGCATGTAGTTATGCTTGTACCTATTGctaatttgtatttgaaatttgCAGTTTTCTAATTGGGCTTAGATGTGGTAATTGCATTTGCTATATAAGAATTTGACGTTTTCATACTATGAAAATTACAGACACAAAGGTTCATCTCAGTGAGAAGAGGGAATGGAGACAATATGTGTTAATGGATGGAATCAGTTTAACAACAGTACTTCTTTAGAGGAAGTTGTTTGCCTGATTAATTCATCTTTATACTGTAAACTTTAATACTTTTCAGATCTACCTTTAGAGTGAAGACTAAACCGGTAGTATGCCACTTTAAATTATATTAGTATGAAACAGTAATACTTGTGTTCCCTGAAATTACTGTATAGGGTTAGAGAGAAATAGTCTAAAAACTGAGGTGAGTGGTCTGATGTAAGTCTCATGGGTAGTGTCGAAAAGTTAACtggtgatgctttttttttttttttttttttttttaccagtctTAAGAATTGTGGGgaaatttcttttccagaagctGGCCAGCCTGAAGTGCCCTTGGATAGACAGTTTCTTGTCAAAGAGCTGAACATCGTTGAAGatgcaaatgcaaaatcagTGTAAGGATTGATTTTGGAATGCACAGTGTATTTTTTCTGCGTATATTTCCCCTTAGTGTTTGTGTGAATCGCATATAAATGTTCTCACCAACTGAAATGTGACTATATCACGTGCCTATATGCAGCTAATATGCTGGGTTCAAACTCACAGTGTCAAACAGAGGGCCATTTTCAAACATACTCCAAACTACGACTAATTCTACAAGTGCTATAGAATGCATTCTACAGCTAGTGTACTTGCATACCAAACAACAAGTCTCTTAGCGCTATAGTGTTTCCTTCagtcagaagcagaaaacatgtTCTGTGCATATCAGCAAGTTGATTTGTAGAGCAATAAAAAGATAGCACACGCTGAGATCAGATATAAATTCACAGTGTTCTGATACAACTATTTCATGAGATAGTGTGTTAAGCAGGTATAAACATGTCCAGTGGGTCTCTTTAGTTTGGTCTCAAAGAATCTGCCTCAGGCTTTTAGTAAAAGTCAAGTTTGGGGTATGCAGTGGTGTTGTGGGCTCCGGTGCAATCCTCTGTATTGCATCAGTGAGAATGTGGCTCTGCGTTCATGTGCTAAGCGTGCTCTGGTTCACCCTACAGGAGCAATCTGGAGTTTAGTTGAGAGTGTCTCTTAATGCAAACTTTTTGGGAGAGCGGTGGTCTTCAGAGGGAGCTTAGATCTGTGCTTCTTTATATAATTACACCTGGcataatgtatttaaataattagaGGCATCTGAACATACATTAAGAGTGAACATTAAGGTCTAAGAACTTAGGAGGAAAGGGTGGTTTTATTAGTGCTCGGTATTTCATTGgctgcttttacttttctgtcttGAGCAGACCTCTCTTGTATGGAATTATATCTCATTTCTTACGTGGTGGTAAAGAAGAAAGTACCCAGAGTATCCTGAAAGGGTCTTCGCTGAGTTATCCAAGGCAGAACCTCGGCAAACCACCTACTGAGCAAAATCAAAAAGGTAGGTGTGGGAATGCAGTCATTTTTGCAGAAGTTTGGTTTGCGACTAGATTTTGTATGAGATACTTGTGCTTATAACTACATAATCATGCAGATGGACACAGGGTACATCCTTCTCCGTGCAAGGAATGTTTTGAACTGACaccttttttataaaaataaaaaataaaaatcttcagtaGAACAGTGTTTACACCTCAAAATACCATTGAACTCTGTGACCTGACCTTAAATGTTGCTCATATATTTGTTTAAGAAAAGTCCTACTATATCCAATTAATTGATTTCTAAAACTAGCTCTGTATGTTCCTTTGAATAAGCATCCAACTTAAACAAGCTTTTAGGcctgcttctcttctgctggTAAGCTAATGAGACAGCTTGTACAGAATACAAATCTGATTGCCCTCAGAAATGCTCGACTGGCATTCAAATGTGTCAGCAGTTGAACTTTCATTCTAATATGGAAAGATATGTTacttaaaaaggcatttttaaaaattggagATGGCAAAACCTGTATAAATTTTCAGCAGTGCAAGATACTGTGAAGCTCCTGTTACCTTGCAGTAGCTGTAGCTATTTGTTAGCTACTAAAGGGAAGGGGAATTATTTAGCTTTATTCTGTTAAGTCTTTTGGACTCTTAAAGACTGAAAACTCATTTAAATTGAACAGTTGTGCTAACTAATACATGGTAGAATATCTGATATGCCATTTATGCTTTTAGAAACTGAGATTTACTGCTGCAGTTGCTGGTAAAGTCCAGAATATATCGATAACCTGATTCTCAGTATCACAAAACTCATCTACCaatttgttttcccattttcttaaaAGTTAAACTGGCAAGATTGTACTTCTTACACTGTTGCAAATTTGGAAAGGGTAAGGTAGAGATAGTCTTATCACGTTGGGAATTTAATATAGGAATTTAACCCAAATTCtcagtaaaatatattaaatagtGGGCATATCTCCTTGTTTCCCATCTGTTCTAACTTGATTTCTATAGAACATTCTTAATTCTTTAGCTGTCAATTCTGCATTTGGGCATGAATGTTTTCTACGCATGTAATTCACTTTGACTTCACTTCTCAACAGTAGAACActgatagatttttttccctttctggtcTGCTCTTTGCTGGTTTAGTATTAATACTGCCTATGTTATAGAATGAAAGGGATCAGTagttaatttttattccttaaaaGAATCTGCTTGGCATATTACTTCACTTTCTACTCTGTGAGAATTTGAGC from Aythya fuligula isolate bAytFul2 chromosome 15, bAytFul2.pri, whole genome shotgun sequence harbors:
- the CEP20 gene encoding lisH domain-containing protein FOPNL isoform X3; this encodes MATVVELKQALKEALEKRGVLGQIRANIRAEVFHALDDQSEPRPPLSRENLLINELVREYLEYNKYKYTASVLTAVLRIVGKFLFQKLASLKCPWIDSFLSKS
- the CEP20 gene encoding lisH domain-containing protein FOPNL isoform X2, producing the protein MATVVELKQALKEALEKRGVLGQIRANIRAEVFHALDDQSEPRPPLSRENLLINELVREYLEYNKYKYTASVLTAEAGQPEVPLDRQFLVKELNIVEDANAKSV
- the CEP20 gene encoding lisH domain-containing protein FOPNL isoform X1, with translation MATVVELKQALKEALEKRGVLGQIRANIRAEVFHALDDQSEPRPPLSRENLLINELVREYLEYNKYKYTASVLTAEAGQPEVPLDRQFLVKELNIVEDANAKSVPLLYGIISHFLRGGKEESTQSILKGSSLSYPRQNLGKPPTEQNQKDRIPEPGRMAGTSIEEPLVLQNINR